One window of the Anopheles aquasalis chromosome X, idAnoAquaMG_Q_19, whole genome shotgun sequence genome contains the following:
- the LOC126581311 gene encoding uncharacterized protein LOC126581311 isoform X2 encodes MDEEESPYLSGFLTIKSQSGFSWRVTKKVKYCQLFKASRHGIERLEISDTENDKTTRIVTLENCVKIVLDQPPQNTINIVSKTGQIQLHSADESLARQWTNALQIVAFKDKSNQTPPPPRLNTIEEDNDLYCSSYSEGIYTVTLIATDASIKNGIEPKMYTLELGQTDMRLKCYEDESITVAMWPYRYIRKYGYREGKFTFEAGRKCNTGEGTFKLDNANPQDIFRCMLTKMKSMKKIISSSALEHEAHGLSSQLCAALAMEPGSRSPLPGGHCDDSVSALHLPPIDLLPVIHDTAATQHGGAHGKNVVPTKPPRKQGVLPLGTTSMAEQTTDTKQSNNVSTVFIKTGGNTTANVPCSGSQRNPPIFVVSGGAANSDRDSYPVKELDYECVKDITDAWKLYGLNDVKHTESSHTLGATKACGMASCVTSLPTAHSANGTGRDTEHQLVVQQVEYDRLNFFRPTTRHSSGDYKTIVPIRPPLAGVGGVAPLPSDDYEIIGDPSSTSSSSSSSQATTTTTTTTTTITTVGSGPLASSPLQQHHASLHGQPIGYGTGSQGRRLPTDEEFEFSIFNGPDDQRNLSATINYATISKPKRV; translated from the coding sequence GTGAAATACTGTCAACTGTTCAAAGCAAGCCGCCACGGGATTGAGCGGCTCGAGATCAGCGACACGGAGAACGACAAGACGACGCGTATTGTAACGCTCGAGAACTGCGTGAAGATAGTGCTGGACCAGCCACCCCAGAACACGATCAACATCGTTTCGAAGACAGGCCAGATACAGCTGCATTCGGCCGATGAATCACTGGCCCGCCAGTGGACGAATGCTTTGCAGATAGTGGCGTTCAAGGATAAGTCGAACCAAACTCCACCCCCGCCGCGACTAAACACGATCGAGGAGGACAACGATTTGTACTGCTCGTCGTACAGCGAAGGCATCTACACGGTGACGCTCATCGCGACCGATGCTTCAATCAAAAACGGCATCGAACCGAAGATGTATACGCTCGAGCTGGGTCAGACGGACATGCGACTGAAGTGCTACGAAGACGAAAGTATTACGGTAGCCATGTGGCCGTATCGGTACATCCGGAAGTATGGTTACCGGGAGGGAAAGTTCACGTTCGAGGCCGGACGGAAATGTAACACGGGCGAGGGTACGTTCAAGCTGGACAACGCCAACCCACAGGACATCTTCCGCTGTATGCTGACGAAGATGAAGTCGATGAAGAAGATCATCTCATCGTCCGCCCTCGAGCACGAGGCGCACGGCCTTAGTAGCCAGCTCTGCGCCGCACTAGCGATGGAACCTGGATCTCGCAGCCCGCTGCCGGGTGGTCACTGCGACGATAGCGTGTCCGCATTGCACCTTCCCCCGATCGATCTACTGCCCGTGATCCACGATACTGCTGCTACCCAGCATGGTGGTGCTCATGGGAAAAATGTAGTTCCTACCAAACCGCCGCGCAAACAAGGTGTGTTGCCGCTGGGAACCACATCCATGGCGGAGCAAACGACGGACACCAAGCAGTCGAATAACGTTTCAACCGTCTTTATCAAAACGGGCGGCAACACCACGGCAAATGTGCCGTGCTCCGGCAGCCAACGGAATCCGCCAATCTTCGTCGTATCGGGCGGTGCGGCAAACAGCGATCGCGACAGCTACCCAGTCAAGGAGCTGGACTACGAGTGTGTCAAAGACATTACCGACGCCTGGAAACTGTACGGTTTGAACGACGTCAAACACACCGAATCGTCCCATACGCTGGGTGCGACCAAGGCCTGCGGGATGGCATCTTGTGTCACATCGCTTCCAACCGCGCATAGCGCCAATGGTACCGGCCgcgacaccgagcaccagcttGTGGTGCAACAGGTGGAGTACGATAGGCTCAATTTTTTTCGTCCCACCACTCGCCACTCCTCGGGTGATTACAAAACGATCGTACCGATCCGGCCACCGCTGGCCGGTGTTGGGGGTGTTGCTCCGCTGCCATCGGACGATTACGAGATTATCGGtgatccatcatcaacatcatcatcatcatcatcatcacaagcaacaacgactacaacaacaacaacaacaaccatcacgaCTGTCGGCAGCGGTCCGCTGGCTTCGTCTCCACTCCAGCAACATCACGCGTCTCTGCACGGTCAACCGATTGGCTACGGGACCGGCAGCCAGGGTCGCCGGTTGCCGACGGACGAAGAgtttgagttttccattttcaacggGCCCGACGATCAACGAAATCTTTCCGCAACGATCAACtatgccaccatcagcaaaccgAAGCGAGTTTGA
- the LOC126575139 gene encoding uncharacterized protein LOC126575139 — protein sequence MQLVQRRPCTCLHGASVFLLSLLQVKYCQLFKASRHGIERLEISDTENDKTTRIVTLENCVKIVLDQPPQNTINIVSKTGQIQLHSADESLARQWTNALQIVAFKDKSNQTPPPPRLNTIEEDNDLYCSSYSEGIYTVTLIATDASIKNGIEPKMYTLELGQTDMRLKCYEDESITVAMWPYRYIRKYGYREGKFTFEAGRKCNTGEGTFKLDNANPQDIFRCMLTKMKSMKKIISSSALEHEAHGLSSQLCAALAMEPGSRSPLPGGHCDDSVSALHLPPIDLLPVIHDTAATQHGGAHGKNVVPTKPPRKQGVLPLGTTSMAEQTTDTKQSNNVSTVFIKTGGNTTANVPCSGSQRNPPIFVVSGGAANSDRDSYPVKELDYECVKDITDAWKLYGLNDVKHTESSHTLGATKACGMASCVTSLPTAHSANGTGRDTEHQLVVQQVEYDRLNFFRPTTRHSSGDYKTIVPIRPPLAGVGGVAPLPSDDYEIIGDPSSTSSSSSSSQATTTTTTTTTTITTVGSGPLASSPLQQHHASLHGQPIGYGTGSQGRRLPTDEEFEFSIFNGPDDQRNLSATINYATISKPKRV from the exons ATGCAGCTGGTGCAGA GACGGCCCTGTACATGCCTTCATGGTGCTTCTGTGTTCCTTTTGTCTCTCCTCCAGGTGAAATACTGTCAACTGTTCAAAGCAAGCCGCCACGGGATTGAGCGGCTCGAGATCAGCGACACGGAGAACGACAAGACGACGCGTATTGTAACGCTCGAGAACTGCGTGAAGATAGTGCTGGACCAGCCACCCCAGAACACGATCAACATCGTTTCGAAGACAGGCCAGATACAGCTGCATTCGGCCGATGAATCACTGGCCCGCCAGTGGACGAATGCTTTGCAGATAGTGGCGTTCAAGGATAAGTCGAACCAAACTCCACCCCCGCCGCGACTAAACACGATCGAGGAGGACAACGATTTGTACTGCTCGTCGTACAGCGAAGGCATCTACACGGTGACGCTCATCGCGACCGATGCTTCAATCAAAAACGGCATCGAACCGAAGATGTATACGCTCGAGCTGGGTCAGACGGACATGCGACTGAAGTGCTACGAAGACGAAAGTATTACGGTAGCCATGTGGCCGTATCGGTACATCCGGAAGTATGGTTACCGGGAGGGAAAGTTCACGTTCGAGGCCGGACGGAAATGTAACACGGGCGAGGGTACGTTCAAGCTGGACAACGCCAACCCACAGGACATCTTCCGCTGTATGCTGACGAAGATGAAGTCGATGAAGAAGATCATCTCATCGTCCGCCCTCGAGCACGAGGCGCACGGCCTTAGTAGCCAGCTCTGCGCCGCACTAGCGATGGAACCTGGATCTCGCAGCCCGCTGCCGGGTGGTCACTGCGACGATAGCGTGTCCGCATTGCACCTTCCCCCGATCGATCTACTGCCCGTGATCCACGATACTGCTGCTACCCAGCATGGTGGTGCTCATGGGAAAAATGTAGTTCCTACCAAACCGCCGCGCAAACAAGGTGTGTTGCCGCTGGGAACCACATCCATGGCGGAGCAAACGACGGACACCAAGCAGTCGAATAACGTTTCAACCGTCTTTATCAAAACGGGCGGCAACACCACGGCAAATGTGCCGTGCTCCGGCAGCCAACGGAATCCGCCAATCTTCGTCGTATCGGGCGGTGCGGCAAACAGCGATCGCGACAGCTACCCAGTCAAGGAGCTGGACTACGAGTGTGTCAAAGACATTACCGACGCCTGGAAACTGTACGGTTTGAACGACGTCAAACACACCGAATCGTCCCATACGCTGGGTGCGACCAAGGCCTGCGGGATGGCATCTTGTGTCACATCGCTTCCAACCGCGCATAGCGCCAATGGTACCGGCCgcgacaccgagcaccagcttGTGGTGCAACAGGTGGAGTACGATAGGCTCAATTTTTTTCGTCCCACCACTCGCCACTCCTCGGGTGATTACAAAACGATCGTACCGATCCGGCCACCGCTGGCCGGTGTTGGGGGTGTTGCTCCGCTGCCATCGGACGATTACGAGATTATCGGtgatccatcatcaacatcatcatcatcatcatcatcacaagcaacaacgactacaacaacaacaacaacaaccatcacgaCTGTCGGCAGCGGTCCGCTGGCTTCGTCTCCACTCCAGCAACATCACGCGTCTCTGCACGGTCAACCGATTGGCTACGGGACCGGCAGCCAGGGTCGCCGGTTGCCGACGGACGAAGAgtttgagttttccattttcaacggGCCCGACGATCAACGAAATCTTTCCGCAACGATCAACtatgccaccatcagcaaaccgAAGCGAGTTTGA